From one Suicoccus acidiformans genomic stretch:
- a CDS encoding ABC transporter ATP-binding protein, with protein sequence MRQRFNSMSTMFTSLKRVLKGLAEFKGLIVVVLISTVLSTVLTIFGPRELGKATTLIFEGITRLVQGTGGMDFQAIGRVLVWVATLYIISAIFSAIQGYAMITMTETYTYRLREAMMDKINRMPMAYFESTPYGEVLSRIVNDVDTLGASLSQSAAQLLTSVATIIGIGIIMFSMNGLLAILVILIVPVSVIIIQWITRYSQRYFRSQQRTLGVMTGQVEEVYSGLNIVQAFNQEEETKEEFEASNDRMWQDAWRSQFYSGILFPLMRLLSNLGYAMVVIVGAFQVIMGRMSVGEIQAFTQYVNRFTQPISQISQIMNLMQTMAASADRVYEFLDEAEESQTEGDNLVVAEVEGDVTFEHVHFGYVPGQTIIHDFSARVQSGQKVALVGPTGAGKSTIVKLLMRFYDVDGGSIRLDGEANTRYSRQSYQQAMAMVLQDTWLFKGTIMENIRYGRLDASDEEVIKAAKQARVHHFIQSLPGGYHFELSEDAANISQGQRQLLTIARALLADRPVLILDEATSSVDTRTESLIQEAMVELMKGRTSFVIAHRLSTIRDSDLIFYMEDGDIVEQGDHDTLMDLSGRYANLYNSQFAANE encoded by the coding sequence ATGCGCCAAAGATTTAATAGTATGTCGACCATGTTCACTAGCTTAAAACGTGTGTTAAAAGGCTTAGCTGAATTTAAAGGACTTATTGTCGTAGTGCTCATCTCTACCGTTCTTTCAACCGTCTTAACCATTTTCGGACCACGTGAACTAGGGAAAGCCACTACTTTAATATTTGAAGGCATTACCCGCTTAGTTCAAGGAACAGGGGGGATGGATTTTCAAGCCATCGGGCGTGTACTAGTATGGGTGGCTACCTTATATATCATTAGTGCGATTTTCAGTGCAATTCAAGGTTATGCCATGATAACGATGACCGAGACATACACTTATCGCCTGCGTGAAGCCATGATGGACAAAATAAATCGGATGCCAATGGCCTATTTCGAATCAACGCCTTATGGCGAGGTGTTGTCACGGATTGTCAATGATGTCGATACGTTGGGGGCATCCCTAAGTCAAAGTGCGGCACAATTATTAACTTCGGTAGCAACGATTATCGGTATAGGTATCATTATGTTTTCTATGAATGGTCTTCTGGCTATTCTGGTGATTCTAATTGTGCCAGTGAGTGTGATTATTATCCAATGGATTACACGTTACTCGCAGAGATACTTCCGCAGCCAACAGCGCACTTTAGGCGTGATGACCGGTCAAGTCGAAGAGGTTTATTCAGGCTTGAATATTGTCCAAGCTTTCAATCAAGAAGAGGAAACGAAGGAAGAATTTGAGGCGAGTAATGATCGGATGTGGCAAGATGCTTGGCGTTCTCAGTTCTACTCAGGGATTTTATTCCCTTTGATGCGCTTACTCTCTAACCTAGGTTACGCAATGGTTGTCATTGTGGGTGCCTTTCAAGTCATTATGGGACGCATGAGTGTTGGCGAAATCCAAGCCTTTACCCAGTATGTGAACCGATTTACTCAGCCGATTTCGCAGATTTCGCAAATTATGAACTTAATGCAGACGATGGCTGCTTCAGCAGACCGAGTCTATGAGTTTCTAGATGAAGCGGAAGAGTCGCAAACAGAAGGGGATAACTTAGTTGTGGCTGAGGTTGAAGGGGATGTAACCTTTGAGCATGTGCACTTTGGTTATGTGCCAGGTCAAACAATCATTCATGACTTTAGTGCCAGGGTTCAATCAGGCCAGAAGGTGGCTTTAGTTGGACCAACTGGGGCTGGTAAATCCACGATTGTGAAGTTGTTGATGCGCTTCTATGATGTGGATGGCGGTAGTATTCGCTTAGATGGAGAGGCGAATACGAGGTATAGTCGGCAAAGCTACCAGCAAGCGATGGCCATGGTCTTGCAGGACACATGGTTATTTAAAGGAACCATTATGGAGAATATTCGCTATGGTCGCTTAGACGCAAGTGATGAAGAGGTCATCAAAGCGGCCAAGCAGGCACGGGTACACCACTTTATTCAATCCTTGCCAGGAGGCTATCACTTTGAGCTATCAGAGGATGCGGCGAATATCTCTCAAGGTCAAAGGCAATTATTAACCATTGCGCGGGCTCTTTTAGCAGATCGTCCCGTATTAATTCTGGATGAAGCAACCAGCTCCGTCGATACACGGACTGAAAGCTTGATTCAAGAAGCGATGGTCGAGTTGATGAAAGGGCGAACAAGTTTCGTAATTGCTCACCGTCTGTCAACTATTCGAGATTCAGACTTGATTTTCTATATGGAAGACGGGGATATTGTCGAGCAAGGTGATCACGATACGCTGATGGATTTAAGTGGACGTTACGCGAATCTGTATAATAGTCAGTTTGCTGCCAATGAATGA
- a CDS encoding ABC transporter ATP-binding protein, with amino-acid sequence MKFLMKQLKSQWLIILVLLVSHIFRAHFTLLLPSYTSDLVDVGIQNSGFEYAVPLAMNQDDYAHLSPLLSQEESETLATHYYQDNRGNYVLHEAVQKDDVQMQALQNHLIEAMALYQESDSLPQEAYADRDAAYEQLVAYGENHVHNLGVQTALSFYRNAGYNPHDIQVRYLLVQGSIMVGIALITVMIEVFAFYLSSILGANVGKQLRSETFDKVLHFGETEINQFSTASLITRTTNDIQQVQMTIAIWFRGAAYAPFLALGGMYYVLNTQKSMAWILAVGVGVVFGLIAGLMALTMPKYQIVQKLFDKVNLIAREVLTGLQVIRAFGRQGYETKRFDQANEKLQGTHLFTGRVMSLIGPTITLVMDITSIFIVWFAAQNIASGTMQVGDMMAYITYSMQVMFGFLIFAGMSMQIPRALISLNRVREVIETSISIHEPHESVVLEDVAGVVSFNDVSFTFNDAEEPSLEHIDFTARPGETTAIIGSTGSGKSTILNLLMRFHDVSEGSITIDGVDIRQLSLRQLRDLIGYVPQRAVLFSGTIASNIGYGVENLSEPELERAAQIAHAEEFIQGKAQGYDAPISQGGSNVSGGQKQRLSIARAIAKDPEIYIFDDSFSALDYRTDRSLRQVLKEEVSDATLIIVAQRISTILDADQIIVLDEGRVDGIGTHEELLESSSVYREIASSQLSEEELAQTSDANESEIEMEGFDAPKI; translated from the coding sequence TTGAAGTTTTTGATGAAACAATTGAAGTCGCAGTGGCTTATTATACTTGTATTGCTGGTTAGTCATATATTTAGGGCCCACTTTACCCTGCTGCTGCCTTCTTATACATCAGATTTAGTGGATGTCGGGATTCAGAATAGTGGCTTTGAGTATGCGGTCCCTTTGGCGATGAATCAAGATGATTACGCCCACTTAAGTCCGCTATTGTCACAAGAAGAAAGTGAGACTCTCGCAACACATTACTATCAAGATAATCGAGGCAATTATGTATTACATGAAGCGGTGCAAAAAGATGACGTACAGATGCAAGCGCTACAAAATCATTTAATTGAAGCAATGGCTTTGTATCAGGAGAGTGATTCCCTCCCTCAGGAGGCTTATGCAGATCGAGATGCCGCCTATGAGCAGTTAGTGGCCTATGGCGAGAATCATGTGCATAACTTGGGTGTACAGACAGCTTTAAGTTTTTATCGCAATGCCGGCTACAATCCACATGATATTCAAGTGCGTTACTTACTTGTCCAAGGTAGCATTATGGTGGGTATTGCCTTGATTACGGTGATGATAGAAGTTTTCGCCTTTTATTTATCGTCTATTCTGGGAGCCAATGTCGGCAAGCAGCTGCGCTCAGAGACCTTTGATAAAGTATTGCACTTTGGAGAGACGGAGATTAATCAATTCTCAACTGCGTCTTTAATTACGCGAACGACTAATGATATCCAACAAGTACAAATGACCATTGCGATTTGGTTTAGAGGAGCTGCCTATGCTCCGTTCCTGGCTTTAGGTGGGATGTACTATGTACTCAATACACAGAAATCAATGGCTTGGATTTTAGCCGTGGGGGTCGGGGTTGTCTTTGGTCTGATTGCGGGCTTAATGGCCTTGACCATGCCGAAATATCAAATTGTGCAGAAATTATTTGATAAGGTGAATTTAATCGCGCGCGAGGTTTTGACAGGCTTGCAAGTCATTCGAGCTTTCGGCCGACAAGGTTATGAGACGAAGCGATTTGATCAAGCGAACGAGAAATTGCAAGGCACGCATTTATTCACAGGTCGGGTGATGTCTTTAATAGGGCCGACTATTACTTTGGTAATGGATATAACAAGTATCTTTATTGTGTGGTTTGCGGCACAGAATATTGCCAGCGGGACTATGCAAGTTGGGGATATGATGGCTTATATTACTTACTCGATGCAAGTGATGTTTGGTTTCTTGATATTTGCCGGAATGTCGATGCAAATTCCGCGTGCTTTAATTTCATTAAATCGGGTGCGGGAAGTCATTGAGACATCGATCTCAATTCATGAGCCTCATGAATCGGTAGTGCTGGAAGATGTGGCAGGAGTCGTTTCATTTAACGACGTATCTTTTACTTTTAATGATGCTGAAGAGCCTTCTTTAGAACACATCGACTTCACTGCCCGTCCAGGTGAGACGACAGCAATTATTGGAAGTACCGGTAGTGGGAAATCAACAATTCTAAATTTATTAATGCGCTTCCATGATGTGAGCGAAGGATCTATTACTATCGATGGGGTAGATATTCGTCAATTGAGCTTGAGACAGCTACGGGATTTAATTGGTTATGTGCCCCAAAGGGCGGTTTTATTCTCTGGGACAATTGCCAGTAATATCGGCTATGGTGTTGAGAATTTATCTGAGCCAGAGCTTGAGCGAGCAGCACAGATTGCCCATGCCGAGGAATTTATCCAAGGTAAAGCCCAAGGTTATGATGCCCCTATTTCACAAGGGGGCAGCAACGTTTCGGGTGGGCAGAAGCAACGCTTATCCATTGCGCGAGCGATTGCGAAAGATCCTGAGATTTATATCTTCGATGATTCTTTCTCTGCCTTGGATTACCGAACGGACCGCTCATTAAGGCAAGTGTTGAAGGAAGAAGTAAGTGATGCGACACTTATTATCGTAGCCCAAAGAATAAGTACCATCTTAGATGCAGATCAAATTATTGTCCTGGATGAAGGCCGCGTGGATGGCATTGGGACCCATGAAGAGTTATTAGAGTCTTCATCTGTATATCGTGAGATTGCCTCATCCCAATTATCGGAGGAAGAATTAGCGCAAACGTCTGATGCGAATGAAAGCGAAATAGAAATGGAGGGATTTGATGCGCCAAAGATTTAA
- the cls gene encoding cardiolipin synthase, with translation MKNIQGKPRLERIVFIAIVFLIQIAWFVIIFKRLIDYAAWMNVVLIGLSLVIILYIIRNNDSPAYRTSWIMLIGLFPIFGGLLYFLTGNKRPAKGMRNKLYSQQTKFSHVMEEVPDAQEELQALDSRIGGLSQYLRSYDNMPVYSNTDVKYFPSGESMMNDLIYDLKQAKKFIFIEFFIVEYGVMFDAIFDVLKEKAREGVDVRFIYDDFGSITRLPVNFDEQCEALGIKALKFNPVKPVVSLLYNTRDHRKYVIIDGKIGYTGGVNIADEYINVKERFGYWKDTMIRMDGPATWNLTVLFLNMWNAFYPIDRSYDAFYDQEMMVASQESLTTTEEYLTEGFVQPFGDSPLDEEALGENVYRDMLNYAVDYVYIYTPYLVISYELQTALEMAAKRGVDVRLMTPGIPDKKLVFRMTRSYYRPLLKAGVKIYEYSPGFLHAKSMVVDDVMATVGTINFDYRSLYLHFETSTQLYYHPIIADIKADFLDSQAQSRQITLADTRTSFLGEIWDSILRLIAPFV, from the coding sequence ATGAAGAATATACAAGGAAAGCCCCGCTTGGAACGCATTGTGTTTATTGCCATCGTATTTTTAATCCAAATTGCATGGTTTGTTATTATATTCAAACGATTGATAGATTACGCTGCGTGGATGAATGTCGTCTTAATCGGACTGTCACTCGTCATTATTCTCTATATTATCCGCAATAATGATAGTCCGGCTTATCGCACCAGTTGGATTATGTTGATTGGTCTATTTCCTATTTTCGGTGGTCTCTTATATTTCCTAACGGGAAATAAACGTCCAGCGAAGGGGATGCGCAATAAGCTCTATAGCCAACAGACGAAATTCTCACATGTTATGGAAGAAGTACCGGATGCCCAGGAGGAATTGCAAGCTTTGGATTCCCGTATCGGTGGACTGAGTCAGTATTTACGCTCCTATGATAATATGCCAGTGTATTCCAATACGGATGTTAAATACTTCCCTAGCGGCGAGTCAATGATGAATGATTTAATTTATGATTTGAAGCAAGCCAAGAAGTTTATCTTTATTGAGTTCTTTATTGTGGAATATGGGGTTATGTTTGATGCGATTTTCGATGTATTGAAGGAGAAGGCACGAGAAGGGGTAGACGTTCGCTTTATTTATGATGACTTTGGTTCAATAACTCGCTTGCCTGTAAATTTCGATGAGCAATGCGAAGCCCTTGGGATTAAGGCTTTGAAATTCAACCCCGTTAAGCCAGTTGTATCGCTACTTTACAATACGCGCGATCACCGCAAGTATGTTATTATTGATGGCAAGATTGGCTATACCGGTGGCGTAAATATTGCCGATGAGTATATTAATGTGAAGGAACGCTTTGGCTACTGGAAAGATACAATGATTCGAATGGATGGGCCTGCAACATGGAATTTAACTGTCCTATTCTTAAATATGTGGAATGCCTTCTATCCGATTGATCGAAGCTATGATGCCTTCTATGATCAAGAAATGATGGTAGCCTCCCAGGAAAGTCTAACTACGACGGAAGAGTACCTTACGGAAGGCTTTGTGCAGCCGTTTGGCGACTCTCCACTTGATGAAGAAGCCCTAGGTGAGAATGTCTATCGGGATATGTTGAATTATGCAGTGGATTATGTCTATATTTATACACCTTATTTGGTTATTTCCTATGAGTTGCAGACAGCTTTAGAAATGGCAGCCAAACGCGGTGTAGATGTTCGTCTGATGACGCCAGGTATCCCTGACAAAAAACTCGTATTCCGTATGACCCGTTCTTATTACCGGCCGTTACTTAAAGCTGGTGTAAAAATCTATGAATACAGTCCTGGCTTTCTACATGCTAAGTCAATGGTTGTTGATGACGTGATGGCAACAGTGGGAACGATAAATTTTGATTATCGCTCTTTGTATTTGCACTTTGAGACGAGTACTCAACTCTATTACCATCCGATCATTGCTGATATTAAAGCAGACTTTCTTGATAGTCAGGCACAGTCACGCCAGATTACCTTGGCAGATACGAGAACTAGCTTCTTAGGTGAAATATGGGATTCTATCCTACGCTTGATTGCGCCGTTTGTATAA